A stretch of Rhodothermales bacterium DNA encodes these proteins:
- the rsmA gene encoding 16S rRNA (adenine(1518)-N(6)/adenine(1519)-N(6))-dimethyltransferase RsmA — translation MSGIQPNKRLGQHFLHDRNLQLKIVHALRADAGARVVEIGPGTGALTTHLAERFERFLAIEVDERAVAYLDETLPGVDVRHVDVLKVDWPAVAAEGAGPLHVIGNLPYNITSPIVFDLLDHDALFAEAVLMMQREVAERLVAGPGSKTYGILSVLVQLQADAELLFNVSRNVFFPKPDVESSVVRLTFRRHEALAAGDEVSFLRTVVRTAFNQRRKTLRNSLRALTSARGVELPESVAGLRPETLSPADFVALARHLAPVIHE, via the coding sequence ATGTCCGGCATTCAACCCAACAAACGGCTCGGCCAGCACTTTCTTCACGACCGTAACCTCCAGCTCAAGATCGTCCATGCCCTGCGCGCCGACGCCGGCGCGCGCGTGGTGGAGATCGGACCCGGCACCGGTGCGCTCACGACGCACCTCGCCGAGCGCTTCGAGCGGTTCCTCGCCATCGAGGTGGATGAACGCGCGGTGGCCTATCTGGACGAGACCCTCCCCGGCGTCGATGTGCGGCATGTCGATGTGCTGAAGGTCGACTGGCCGGCGGTGGCGGCGGAAGGAGCGGGGCCGCTCCATGTGATCGGCAACCTGCCGTACAACATCACCAGTCCCATCGTTTTCGACCTGCTGGACCACGATGCGCTGTTCGCGGAGGCCGTGCTGATGATGCAGCGCGAAGTCGCCGAACGGCTCGTGGCCGGCCCGGGGAGCAAGACGTACGGGATCCTCAGCGTGCTCGTCCAGCTCCAGGCCGACGCCGAACTCCTGTTTAATGTGTCGAGGAACGTCTTCTTCCCGAAACCTGATGTGGAGAGTTCGGTTGTTCGATTGACCTTCCGGCGCCACGAGGCGCTCGCCGCCGGCGACGAGGTGTCGTTTTTGCGCACCGTCGTGCGGACGGCCTTCAACCAGCGGCGGAAGACCCTGCGCAACAGCCTGCGCGCCCTGACATCGGCCCGCGGCGTTGAACTGCCCGAATCGGTCGCCGGCCTCCGGCCCGAAACCCTGTCGCCGGCCGACTTCGTCGCGCTGGCGCGTCATCTAGCTCCTGTCATCCATGAATGA
- a CDS encoding VWA domain-containing protein, translated as MYIRYTAWDDERHGEQLPAFDRLMDIFQQLLQHTAGDAREALNWLTQLDRKYGLTDESMGIGDFIEEMKRRGFLEEGEQGVPRITARMERSIRSRSLEEVFRQLRKGGRGDHKTPHVGRGDERMPETRNWQFGDDVSLIDVSGTLANTFKRCGAGDWNLSEDDFQVYETDFQTSMATVLMIDLSHSMVLYGEDRITPARKTAMALSELILTRYPKDTLDIVAFGNEAWEVSIKDLPYLNVGPYYTNTRSGLQRARDILRRRKNRNKQIFMITDGKPSCHIEYGRMYRNAFGLDRRIVNKVLDEAVVCRREGIAITTFMIARDPYLQNFVRELTEANQGRAYYASLDNLGEFLFEDFIRNRRKRMR; from the coding sequence ATGTACATCCGCTACACCGCCTGGGACGACGAACGACACGGCGAGCAGCTGCCGGCGTTTGATCGGCTGATGGATATCTTCCAGCAGCTCCTGCAGCATACCGCCGGCGATGCCCGCGAGGCGCTGAACTGGCTGACTCAGCTCGACCGGAAGTACGGGCTGACGGACGAGTCGATGGGCATCGGCGATTTTATCGAAGAGATGAAGCGACGCGGCTTTCTGGAAGAGGGCGAACAGGGCGTGCCGCGCATCACGGCGCGCATGGAGCGCTCGATCCGCTCCCGCTCGCTCGAAGAGGTGTTCCGCCAGCTGCGCAAGGGCGGACGCGGAGACCACAAGACGCCGCACGTGGGCCGGGGCGACGAACGGATGCCCGAAACCCGCAACTGGCAGTTCGGCGACGACGTCAGCCTGATCGACGTGAGCGGGACGCTCGCCAACACCTTCAAGCGCTGCGGCGCCGGCGACTGGAATCTGTCCGAAGACGATTTCCAGGTCTACGAAACCGACTTCCAGACCAGCATGGCGACGGTCCTGATGATCGACCTGTCGCACTCGATGGTGCTCTACGGCGAGGACCGCATCACGCCGGCGCGCAAGACCGCCATGGCGCTGTCCGAACTCATCCTCACCCGCTACCCCAAGGACACGCTGGATATCGTGGCGTTCGGCAACGAGGCGTGGGAGGTGTCGATCAAGGATCTGCCGTATCTCAACGTGGGTCCGTATTACACGAACACCCGGTCCGGCCTGCAGCGGGCGCGCGACATCCTGCGCCGGCGGAAGAACCGCAACAAGCAGATCTTCATGATCACCGACGGCAAGCCGAGCTGTCACATCGAATACGGCCGGATGTACCGGAACGCGTTCGGGCTGGACCGGCGGATCGTCAACAAGGTGCTCGACGAGGCAGTCGTGTGCCGGCGGGAGGGGATCGCCATCACCACGTTCATGATCGCGAGGGATCCGTACCTCCAGAATTTTGTGCGCGAGTTAACAGAAGCGAATCAGGGCCGGGCGTATTATGCGAGCCTGGATAACCTCGGGGAATTTCTCTTCGAGGATTTTATCCGCAACAGGCGTAAACGCATGCGGTGA
- a CDS encoding biotin transporter BioY gives MHSLFQVESPRHAIVDALRQERASAFVQAAGIVGFALLTALGAQARIYIWEVPFTLQSLAIYGSGLYLGWRGGLLSQLLYLAIGMVFPVFAGEGYGFAYLASAASAGYLIGAPLAAAVVGRASRHWNTLSGSTIAMLLGSLTLFAFGVTWLHYAANHATWSESIVKGWLSFLPVDLAKILFVSLVYTGTRRFWPERPVR, from the coding sequence ATGCATTCATTATTCCAGGTCGAATCCCCGCGTCACGCTATTGTCGATGCCCTGCGTCAGGAACGCGCTTCGGCGTTTGTTCAGGCGGCCGGCATCGTCGGTTTTGCGCTGCTGACCGCGCTGGGCGCACAGGCGCGTATCTACATCTGGGAAGTGCCGTTCACCCTGCAGTCGCTCGCCATCTACGGCAGCGGACTCTATCTCGGATGGCGCGGGGGGCTGCTGTCGCAGCTGCTTTATCTCGCGATCGGCATGGTGTTTCCGGTGTTCGCCGGCGAAGGATATGGCTTTGCCTACCTCGCAAGCGCGGCGTCGGCCGGCTACCTGATCGGCGCGCCGCTGGCCGCCGCCGTCGTGGGGCGCGCCTCGCGGCACTGGAACACGCTGTCCGGCAGCACGATCGCGATGCTGCTCGGGTCGCTCACCCTGTTCGCCTTCGGCGTGACGTGGCTCCATTACGCGGCGAACCACGCGACGTGGAGCGAGTCGATCGTGAAGGGATGGCTTTCGTTCCTGCCGGTCGACCTCGCCAAGATCCTCTTCGTCAGTCTCGTCTACACCGGCACCCGCCGCTTCTGGCCCGAGCGCCCTGTGCGCTGA
- a CDS encoding GDYXXLXY domain-containing protein, translating into MRRRSPARWQTWTFFTATMLALAVPSLLIVQGERMLRYGEPMLLPLDVSGDKMIIQGRYVRLSYPLLTGFAAGEPAPPRSGLLAVKLDSNRVGTEVRYFGEGDELSPQERILRYRTCVDHLCVGAEAFFIEQDQADYYRQARYAELRVGSRGQVLLAGVRDSARNPLPGPP; encoded by the coding sequence ATGAGACGAAGATCGCCGGCGCGCTGGCAAACATGGACCTTTTTCACGGCGACGATGCTGGCGCTGGCCGTTCCGTCCCTGCTCATCGTGCAGGGAGAGCGCATGCTGCGCTACGGCGAGCCGATGCTGCTGCCGCTCGATGTCAGCGGAGACAAGATGATCATCCAGGGCCGGTACGTCCGGCTCAGCTACCCGTTGCTTACGGGCTTCGCGGCCGGGGAGCCGGCGCCGCCGCGCTCCGGGCTGCTCGCGGTGAAACTCGACAGCAACCGAGTGGGTACGGAGGTTCGCTACTTCGGCGAAGGCGATGAACTTTCGCCGCAAGAGCGTATCTTGCGGTATCGTACCTGCGTGGATCACCTCTGCGTCGGGGCCGAAGCCTTTTTTATCGAACAGGACCAGGCCGACTATTACCGGCAGGCCCGGTATGCCGAACTCCGCGTCGGATCCCGGGGGCAGGTGCTGCTTGCCGGCGTACGCGACAGCGCGCGAAATCCGCTGCCGGGTCCGCCCTGA
- a CDS encoding DUF4401 domain-containing protein — translation MSERQPLDSRSTWGDLTVALAAEGYIDAAGIERVGAALSERTEEAPAPWYVVALVSASAWIASLLILFFLIAVDWVDEGPEFLVAGLVLMAVAVLLGHVGRPMFLQQLGVALGLAGQACAAVGVYQIWENPEWTWASLAGVAALLFFIHPSPIHRLLSVLVAVFGLAALIAASEQHALLHVLVLGMALGAVYLWEHESPLAARGVARLAQPLALGLTLGLPALLFVAQIEPIYTVQRIWVSSAGLAIGLLYVVRRVAPRPALGFAVLFAFFAFDHPGLIASLLLTMLAYGRGKRALAAFLLAAFVAQVGYIVYEIDMNLLDRSLLLMGSGLVLLAMRGVLRLYRAPETDEEATP, via the coding sequence ATGAGCGAGCGGCAACCTCTCGATTCCAGGTCGACCTGGGGCGATCTGACGGTCGCCCTGGCGGCGGAAGGCTATATCGACGCGGCAGGCATCGAACGGGTGGGCGCGGCGCTGTCCGAGCGGACGGAGGAGGCGCCGGCGCCGTGGTATGTAGTCGCGCTGGTGTCGGCGAGCGCGTGGATCGCGAGCCTGCTGATCCTGTTTTTTTTGATCGCGGTGGACTGGGTCGACGAAGGCCCCGAGTTTCTGGTCGCCGGCCTCGTCCTGATGGCGGTGGCGGTGCTGCTGGGCCATGTGGGCCGGCCCATGTTCCTGCAACAGCTCGGGGTCGCGCTGGGGCTGGCCGGCCAGGCCTGCGCGGCGGTCGGCGTCTATCAGATCTGGGAGAATCCGGAATGGACGTGGGCGTCGCTGGCCGGCGTGGCGGCGCTGCTTTTTTTCATCCATCCCAGCCCCATCCACCGGCTGCTGAGCGTGCTGGTCGCGGTGTTTGGTCTCGCCGCCCTGATCGCGGCATCGGAGCAGCACGCGCTTCTGCATGTCCTGGTGCTCGGGATGGCGCTGGGCGCCGTGTACCTCTGGGAGCACGAATCGCCCCTCGCCGCGCGGGGCGTCGCCCGGCTCGCCCAGCCTCTCGCGCTGGGGCTCACGCTCGGGCTGCCGGCCCTGCTGTTCGTCGCGCAGATCGAGCCCATCTACACGGTGCAGCGCATCTGGGTCTCGTCGGCCGGCCTCGCGATCGGCCTGCTCTACGTGGTGCGGCGCGTGGCTCCGCGGCCGGCGCTGGGCTTCGCCGTGCTGTTTGCCTTTTTTGCGTTCGATCACCCCGGTCTCATCGCCTCGCTGCTGCTGACGATGCTCGCCTACGGCCGCGGCAAACGGGCGCTGGCGGCGTTTCTGCTCGCGGCGTTTGTGGCCCAGGTGGGGTATATCGTCTACGAGATCGATATGAACCTGCTCGACCGCTCCCTGCTGCTCATGGGCAGCGGTCTGGTGCTCCTGGCCATGCGCGGCGTGCTGCGGCTCTACCGGGCGCCCGAAACCGATGAGGAGGCGACGCCATGA
- a CDS encoding DUF2157 domain-containing protein, producing the protein MPSSAETPPSPHTLRALARDGVIDAETLERALVLIRVLPDRSAWRRIIERTLLALGVVLVLAGVVVFFAYNWDDLLPRYKFALVVAGLLGSVWTAWICWGKPVGHAASIAASVLVGVWLGVYGQVYPTGSPWYLLFGLWLVLILGWTVASRFAGNWILAIALANATWVSYSTEGMVAFNKALPFVGVVLITGAALVVWEAGIQRGASWLAPRWAPRVLGAALLFATVSPSLDAIFDVFSHGALQVVAVVLLAVVCAGMTWYYRRVRPDPMMIAAVFMALIAVGASAIVRAFDASFWGFLVAAIAVLGGSTLAAGWLRKQTIGKEANGA; encoded by the coding sequence ATGCCATCATCCGCCGAAACGCCCCCCTCGCCCCACACCCTGCGCGCACTGGCGCGCGACGGCGTGATCGACGCCGAGACCCTCGAACGCGCCCTCGTGCTGATCCGGGTCCTGCCGGATCGTAGCGCGTGGCGGCGCATCATCGAGCGGACCCTGCTCGCGCTCGGCGTAGTGCTCGTCCTCGCCGGCGTCGTCGTCTTTTTTGCCTATAACTGGGACGACCTGTTGCCGCGCTACAAGTTCGCGCTGGTGGTTGCGGGCCTGTTGGGCAGCGTGTGGACCGCCTGGATCTGCTGGGGGAAACCCGTCGGTCACGCGGCCTCGATCGCGGCGAGTGTGCTGGTCGGCGTCTGGCTGGGAGTGTACGGCCAGGTCTATCCCACCGGCTCGCCCTGGTATCTGCTGTTCGGGCTGTGGCTCGTCCTGATCCTGGGATGGACGGTGGCGAGCCGGTTTGCCGGCAACTGGATCCTCGCGATCGCCCTCGCAAATGCGACGTGGGTGAGTTACAGCACGGAGGGGATGGTGGCCTTCAACAAGGCGTTGCCGTTCGTCGGCGTTGTCCTGATCACCGGCGCGGCGCTGGTCGTGTGGGAGGCAGGCATCCAGCGGGGCGCTTCGTGGCTGGCCCCGCGCTGGGCGCCCCGCGTGCTGGGCGCGGCGCTGCTGTTCGCGACCGTATCACCGTCGCTCGACGCCATATTCGATGTCTTCAGCCATGGGGCGCTCCAGGTGGTGGCCGTCGTGCTGCTGGCGGTGGTCTGCGCCGGCATGACCTGGTATTACCGGCGCGTGCGCCCCGATCCGATGATGATTGCCGCGGTATTTATGGCGCTCATCGCGGTAGGCGCTTCGGCGATCGTTCGCGCGTTCGATGCGTCGTTCTGGGGCTTCCTGGTCGCCGCGATCGCGGTGCTGGGCGGTTCCACGCTCGCTGCCGGATGGTTGCGCAAACAGACGATCGGGAAGGAGGCGAACGGGGCATGA
- the metH gene encoding methionine synthase, whose product MSDTFHRLHHLLTSRILVLDGAMGTMIQSYKPAEEDYRGDRFASHPTPLKGNNDLLVLTRPDMIRSIHTQFLDAGADLIETNTFNALSVVQADYRMEDLAYEINVAAARIAREAADAATARTPEKPRFVAGAIGPANKSLSLSPDVNDPGFRAISFDDLAAAYQEQVAGLVDGGVDVLLVETVFDTLNAKAALVAIQRHARESGVALPVMISGTIVDQSGRTLSGQTPEAFWLSIAHTPRLLSVGLNCALGSAQMRPFIEALARVATVPTSLYPNAGLPNAFGGYDETADFMAAQAEAYAREGFVNIVGGCCGTTPAHIRRLAETVADIAPRTVPAVPPRLRLSGLEPLEFRPETNFVNIGERTNVTGSRRFARLIKDGLFDEALAVARQQVENGAQMIDINMDEAMLDSEASMVHFLHLIATEPDIARVPIVLDSSKWSVIEAGLKCIQGKGVINSISLKEGEKTFLEHARAARMYGAAVIVMAFDEAGQADTLERRIAICQRAYRLLTEDVGMPPEDIIFDPNIFAVATGIEAHNRYAIDFIECVRWIKRHLPYTHVSGGVSNISFSFRGQDEVREAMHAAFLYHAIQAGMDMGIVNAGQLAIYEEIDPELRERVEDVLFDRRPDATERLVTFAGTLGDRPEETAQEAAWRQGPVDERLKHALVKGIVDFVEADTEEARRHYPSPLDIIEGPLMAGMNVVGDLFGAGKMFLPQVVKSARVMKKAVAYLVPFIEAANAGRPAERKKKVLMATVKGDVHDIGKNIVGVVLACNNYDVVDLGVMVPADIILDRAVAENADVIGLSGLITPSLDEMTHVAGEMERRGMTQPLLIGGATTSRVHTAVKIAPRYGGAVVHVLDASRSVGVVSQLLSDDMRGAFVAGIEDEYEAVREAHQHRTATADYLSLEAARANAPVIDWPAAPIVPPAQPGIHALRHIDLDAIRPFIDWSPFFSAWELKGKYPQLLDDPEVGPEARRLLDDAERLLDALIRDRKVAIHAVFGLFPAASTGDDIEIFGDAARATPAARLHMLRQQTRKTPGRPNRALSDYIAPADSGRQDYIGLFAVTAGDGVEALAAAYDAANDVYNSIMVKALADRLAEAATEWLHREVRLTYWGYAADEVLANEELIREAYQGIRPAPGYPACPDHTEKQTIWSLLDVERHTGIELTESLAMRPAASICGIYFAHPEARYFNVGQIARDQVEDYARRKAMPLAEMERWLAPRLGYDPEVPAAIGVSGAAE is encoded by the coding sequence ATGAGCGATACGTTTCATCGATTGCACCACCTGCTGACCTCGCGAATCCTTGTGCTCGACGGTGCGATGGGCACCATGATCCAGTCGTACAAGCCGGCCGAGGAGGATTATCGCGGCGACCGTTTCGCCTCCCATCCCACACCGCTCAAAGGGAACAACGACCTCCTCGTTCTCACGCGACCGGACATGATCCGGAGCATCCATACGCAGTTTCTGGACGCCGGCGCCGATCTCATCGAGACGAATACCTTCAACGCGCTGTCCGTCGTCCAGGCCGACTACCGGATGGAGGATCTGGCGTACGAGATCAACGTCGCCGCCGCCCGCATCGCCCGGGAAGCGGCCGACGCCGCGACCGCGCGCACGCCCGAAAAGCCGCGTTTCGTGGCCGGCGCCATCGGGCCGGCTAACAAGTCGCTCTCGCTTTCCCCCGACGTCAACGATCCCGGCTTCCGCGCCATTTCGTTCGACGACCTGGCGGCAGCCTACCAGGAGCAGGTCGCCGGCCTGGTCGATGGCGGGGTCGACGTCCTGCTCGTCGAAACCGTGTTCGACACGCTCAACGCCAAGGCCGCGCTCGTCGCGATCCAGCGGCATGCGCGCGAGAGCGGCGTGGCGCTGCCGGTGATGATATCGGGCACGATCGTCGACCAGAGCGGCCGCACGCTCTCCGGCCAGACGCCCGAGGCGTTCTGGCTCTCCATCGCCCATACGCCCCGGCTGCTCAGCGTGGGGCTGAACTGCGCGCTCGGGTCGGCGCAGATGCGTCCGTTTATCGAGGCGCTGGCGCGTGTGGCGACGGTGCCGACGAGTCTGTACCCCAACGCCGGCCTGCCGAACGCGTTCGGGGGCTACGACGAGACGGCCGACTTTATGGCCGCGCAGGCGGAAGCCTATGCGCGCGAAGGCTTTGTCAACATCGTCGGCGGATGCTGCGGCACGACGCCGGCGCACATCCGCCGTCTGGCCGAAACCGTGGCCGACATCGCCCCGCGGACCGTGCCGGCCGTCCCGCCGCGGCTCCGGCTCAGCGGCCTCGAACCGCTGGAATTCCGGCCCGAAACCAACTTCGTCAACATCGGGGAGCGGACGAACGTCACGGGCTCCCGCCGGTTCGCCCGCCTGATCAAGGACGGACTGTTCGACGAGGCGCTCGCCGTGGCGCGGCAGCAGGTCGAGAACGGCGCGCAGATGATCGACATCAACATGGACGAGGCCATGCTCGACAGCGAGGCCTCGATGGTCCATTTTCTCCACCTGATCGCGACGGAGCCGGACATCGCGCGGGTGCCCATCGTCCTCGATTCGTCGAAGTGGAGCGTGATCGAAGCCGGCCTCAAGTGCATCCAGGGCAAGGGCGTCATCAACTCGATCAGTCTGAAAGAGGGCGAAAAGACGTTTCTCGAACACGCCCGCGCGGCGCGGATGTATGGCGCGGCGGTGATCGTGATGGCGTTCGACGAGGCCGGCCAGGCCGACACGCTCGAACGGCGCATCGCGATCTGCCAGCGCGCGTACCGGCTGCTCACGGAGGACGTCGGGATGCCGCCCGAAGACATCATCTTCGACCCGAACATCTTTGCCGTCGCCACGGGCATTGAAGCGCACAACCGGTACGCCATCGATTTTATCGAGTGCGTGCGCTGGATCAAGCGTCATCTCCCGTACACGCACGTCTCGGGCGGCGTGAGCAACATCTCGTTTTCGTTTCGGGGGCAGGATGAGGTGCGCGAGGCGATGCACGCCGCATTCCTCTATCACGCCATCCAGGCCGGCATGGACATGGGCATCGTGAACGCCGGCCAGCTCGCCATCTACGAAGAGATCGATCCCGAACTGCGCGAGCGCGTCGAAGACGTGCTGTTCGATCGCCGGCCCGACGCCACGGAGCGGCTCGTCACGTTCGCCGGCACCCTGGGCGATCGCCCCGAGGAGACCGCGCAGGAAGCCGCGTGGCGGCAAGGGCCCGTCGACGAGCGCCTCAAACATGCACTGGTGAAGGGCATCGTCGATTTCGTCGAGGCCGACACGGAAGAGGCGCGCCGGCATTACCCCTCGCCGCTCGACATCATCGAGGGGCCGCTGATGGCCGGGATGAACGTGGTGGGCGACCTTTTCGGGGCCGGCAAGATGTTTTTGCCCCAGGTCGTCAAAAGCGCGCGGGTGATGAAGAAGGCCGTCGCTTACCTGGTCCCGTTTATCGAGGCGGCGAACGCCGGCCGGCCCGCCGAGCGCAAGAAAAAAGTGCTCATGGCCACCGTCAAGGGGGACGTGCACGACATCGGCAAGAACATCGTCGGCGTGGTCCTCGCGTGCAACAATTACGATGTGGTGGACCTCGGCGTGATGGTGCCGGCGGACATCATCCTCGACCGCGCCGTGGCCGAGAACGCCGATGTGATCGGCCTCAGCGGGCTCATCACGCCGTCGCTGGATGAGATGACGCATGTCGCCGGCGAGATGGAGCGCCGCGGGATGACGCAGCCCCTGTTGATCGGCGGAGCGACGACGTCGCGCGTCCACACCGCCGTGAAGATCGCGCCCCGGTACGGGGGGGCCGTCGTGCACGTGCTCGACGCCTCGCGGAGCGTCGGCGTGGTCTCGCAGCTCCTGTCCGACGACATGCGCGGCGCGTTCGTCGCCGGCATCGAGGACGAATACGAGGCCGTGCGCGAGGCGCACCAGCACCGCACGGCGACGGCCGACTACCTGTCGCTGGAAGCCGCCCGGGCCAACGCGCCGGTCATCGACTGGCCGGCCGCGCCCATCGTGCCGCCGGCGCAGCCCGGCATCCACGCGCTCCGGCATATCGATCTGGATGCCATCCGTCCGTTTATCGACTGGTCGCCGTTTTTCTCGGCCTGGGAGCTGAAGGGCAAATACCCGCAGCTGCTCGACGACCCGGAAGTGGGCCCGGAGGCCCGCCGGCTGCTGGACGACGCCGAACGGCTGCTGGATGCGCTGATCCGGGATCGAAAGGTGGCGATCCACGCCGTCTTCGGTCTGTTTCCCGCGGCGAGCACTGGCGACGACATCGAAATCTTCGGCGACGCGGCGCGCGCGACGCCGGCGGCGCGCCTGCACATGCTCCGCCAGCAGACGCGCAAAACGCCCGGCCGGCCCAACCGCGCATTGTCGGATTATATCGCCCCGGCCGACTCGGGCCGGCAGGACTACATCGGCCTGTTCGCCGTCACGGCGGGCGACGGCGTGGAGGCCCTCGCGGCGGCCTACGACGCGGCGAACGATGTCTACAACAGCATCATGGTGAAGGCCCTGGCGGACCGGCTCGCCGAGGCGGCCACGGAATGGCTCCACCGGGAAGTTCGCCTCACCTACTGGGGCTATGCGGCGGACGAGGTCCTGGCGAACGAGGAACTGATCCGGGAGGCGTACCAGGGCATCCGCCCGGCGCCCGGCTACCCGGCGTGCCCCGATCACACCGAAAAACAGACGATCTGGTCGCTGCTCGACGTGGAGCGCCACACCGGCATCGAGCTGACGGAGAGCCTGGCGATGCGGCCGGCGGCGTCGATCTGCGGGATCTACTTCGCGCATCCGGAAGCGCGCTATTTCAACGTGGGGCAGATCGCGCGGGATCAGGTCGAGGACTATGCCCGCCGCAAGGCGATGCCGCTCGCGGAGATGGAGCGCTGGCTGGCGCCGCGCCTGGGCTACGATCCGGAGGTGCCGGCGGCGATCGGGGTGTCCGGCGCCGCGGAATAG
- a CDS encoding alpha/beta fold hydrolase yields the protein MKLFFQHYGEGFPLLILHGLLGASGNWHSMSRNVFGPAYSTYAIDQRNHGRSPHVDAMSYPLMAEDIARFMDDQELERAHLLGHSMGGKVAMTFALTYPDRVERLVVADIAPRAYPPHHTTIFDALSRLDVNALGSRAAIDEALAADIPSWPVRQFLLKNLAAESGGGFTWKMNLDALIRNYDALSAAVPESGIFTGSALFIRGGASDYVRDADEQDIYRLFPSAELLTVPGAGHWVHAEAPEAFGEAVMAFLAR from the coding sequence ATGAAGCTCTTCTTCCAGCACTACGGCGAAGGTTTTCCGTTATTGATTCTGCACGGACTCCTCGGGGCCAGCGGCAACTGGCACTCCATGAGCCGAAACGTCTTCGGGCCGGCCTACTCGACCTACGCCATCGACCAGCGCAACCACGGGCGATCGCCCCATGTCGACGCGATGTCGTACCCGCTCATGGCGGAGGACATCGCGCGGTTCATGGACGACCAGGAGCTGGAACGCGCCCACCTGCTCGGGCACTCGATGGGCGGCAAGGTGGCGATGACCTTCGCGTTGACGTACCCCGACCGGGTCGAGCGGCTCGTCGTGGCCGACATCGCGCCGCGTGCCTATCCGCCGCATCATACCACGATCTTCGACGCCCTGAGCCGGCTCGATGTGAACGCGCTGGGCAGCAGGGCCGCCATCGACGAGGCGCTTGCCGCCGACATCCCGTCCTGGCCCGTCCGGCAGTTTCTGCTGAAGAACCTGGCCGCCGAAAGCGGGGGCGGTTTTACGTGGAAAATGAACCTGGATGCGCTCATTCGAAATTACGATGCGCTGAGCGCCGCCGTCCCCGAAAGCGGGATCTTTACAGGCAGTGCGCTATTCATACGCGGCGGAGCATCCGACTATGTGCGCGATGCGGATGAACAGGACATCTACCGTCTGTTCCCCTCGGCGGAGCTGCTCACCGTGCCCGGCGCCGGCCACTGGGTGCATGCCGAAGCGCCGGAAGCATTCGGCGAGGCTGTGATGGCATTTCTGGCGCGCTGA